CCGGGTCCCAAAGCCGCCCCCCTCGCCCTCCACGGTAACGACCACACCACCCGCATCCACTACTCTGGACCGCACGTAGGGCATCCGCACTTGGTGGGAGTCGAGGTTTTCAAGCCGGCGCCGCATTACGAGCCCAGCTGGGACAACGTGGCCGTCCACGGACACGGCTGGCATTAGATCCCCTCACCTGAGCCAGCAGACCCGCTGGTCCGGAGTGGTCCACGCCGAACGCGTCATCCTGAGGCTGATATGAGGCAGCGAATCAGCGACCACCACGATTGGTGATACCGACACAACGAGCGAAGTCTCTGCCGAAGCCACTTCGACAGGGCGTTTCAATTCCGTGCGAGAGATCGCTCGCCGAGGATATCTCCGGCCCCGAGGGTTGAGAATCTTCGTTTCGAGAGTCGAGGTTCACGGAGGAGTATCGTTGCGAAATTACATTGTATTGGCAGATCGAAAATGGAATTCGACTGCTTCAGGATAGCCGCCATTCACTTGGGCCACTCCCGAGGACCGTTCCCACAAAAGACCAGGCAAtcaaactttgaaaaaaaaaaaataggcctTCCCGTCACTCCCTCATTTTCTTTACGTTTTACCTTGACGCTACACATATGACACGCATATCGTACGAACATCCTACGAACAATCAGGTCCTTTCGTCCTCCCATTCTCCCACTTCATTTAGTCAACGTCGAAATTCTTCTGTGCGGCAATATCGAAGAAGAGACCACAACATCACACCGCGGCCATCTCTTCCTGTCCCCACTATTCGTCTTCCGGCAGcaacacttttatttattttataataaaagtcgATTTTTACGtcttgtgataaaaaaaaaaaattgcgtcGTTTGCTTTATTCGATTTCACCCTGAGCGCATATACATCTCGCATAATTGCATAATGTTGCGTTACgtcataaaagttatttaactCATAGATCGTATGTAAGATTAGATGGAATAGTGCGATATTAgtgaaaagataaataatttcaaagtaAAACTAGTATGAAAGAGCTAGGACTAATGGAAACTAGGTAAAGAGACATTTGAAGCAGAGCTGTATTAGTTCAAATAAAACTGAAACAAAT
This genomic stretch from Monomorium pharaonis isolate MP-MQ-018 chromosome 4, ASM1337386v2, whole genome shotgun sequence harbors:
- the LOC105837064 gene encoding uncharacterized protein LOC105837064; amino-acid sequence: MKCFIILFALVAAASAGLHAEHIHVAGNPPIPGPKAAPLALHGNDHTTRIHYSGPHVGHPHLVGVEVFKPAPHYEPSWDNVAVHGHGWH